The DNA region TCCAAACGAACTTGTCCGATTCTCCGTCCCGCAAGAACGTGTAGGCCACTTGATCCGGAAACCGGTCAGCTTGTGTTCGAAGAAGCTGAACCCAGGTCTTCACGGAACGGACAGAGTCCAAAATGGATCAGCCTCCTTCTCCGGTGAATGACAGACAGGGAAAAAGGTGCGGAGGATCCGGAATGTTCAAGGGTGCGACAGGAGGAAAAGATGATGAAGAAAAAGGAGCGGGGTTGGATGGATCACCGTGAGTGAAACGGATTGGAAAATTTTTTAATTTACTGCATTAACGAAATATTCGCACCTCTGTTTTTGTTATTCTCTATGATTTTATTTGTTCCTCCCTATGATCGAAAAAATTTCTTTCAATACCAACGAAAACCAGCAAACCAAGATTTTAAGATCATGGAATTCGTGTATATGTTTTCAAATTTTTGACCCGACAACGATCGAACCCATCAAAAATCAACATATTTGAATCAATGAATGGATCAACATGAAAAAATTTGTTTCGACGATAAAGAAAGATCACCGGCCGCAAAAAAAGCAACCGGTGAAACCTCAATCGGAACCGGATTTCGGATGGGTCCTCTCTTGCTTGCCGTTCAATTGAGAGCGCTGATCGCCGCCCTTACGGAGCATCGCCGCACCATCTTTCAAACCGGAATCCTGGTTCCTCCCCGATCCCTTGCTCCTCCATCCTGCGGATCACCCGACGCACCCTCTCCGCCGTGAGATCGGAAATCGTCGGAAACGGATCCAAACCGGTCGGTTCGGGAAGTTGAACGAGAATGAACCGGCGCTTGCCTCCGTCTTCCAGATTTTGTTCGAGCACTGCCTGAGCGGTCGTGCCCGAACCGGCAAAAAAATCCAATACCAAGTCATCTTCGCCGGTGGTGGCGATTTGGAGCATCCGGCGGATGAGTCTCACCGGTTTCGGACTGTCAAACACCCGCGGCCCGAGCAGTTCGGCCAGTTCTTCGCTGGCTTCATGATTGTGTCCCGCTTCCCGATGCATCCAGATGGTGGTGGGCGGACGCGTCGCATCGGGATTCATGTACTGTTTCGCATATGGTTGCCATCCCTTCTCCCCCTTCACCCATTCCACATTGCCTGCCGCCAGCTCCCGCTCGTATTTCTCCCTGGTCCACCGCCAGCACCCTTCCGTTCCGTCCGGTTTGACCGGCCAAACCTTGGTCCCGTCCGGCGCCGTGAGCGGAAAAAAGAATCCCGGAGCATCGCTTCTCAGGGAATGACTCCCTTCTTTTCGCAGGGAGCGCCGCCGGTAAGGGCGGCCGGCATCATCCACCTTGCCGAACTGGGACCGGTTTTGCCGGAACGGAAGCCGGTTCACCCGGGCTTCCGGGCCTCCGTAGACCAGGATGTAATCGTGATCGGCACTGAACCCCCGGGCATCCATGCGGGGGCTGTACACCTTTTGCCAGATGATCGTTGCCAGGAACCGTTCTTCTCCGAACACTTCATCCATCAACAGGCGGAGCCTGTGCACTTCATGGTCATCGATGCTGACGAAGATCATCCCGTCCGGTCTGAGCAACCGGCTCGCCAGGATGAGCCGGGGATACATCATGTTCAGCCACCCGGCATGCCGGCGGTCGACCGCATCCGCTCCATCCGTTTCGCGGGCGTGCCGTCCCCGGCTTCCCCGCTCCCGCCAGGAATCCTTGTAAATATACCGATGACCGGTGTTGTACGGGGGATCGATGTAAATCATCTTCACCTGCCCCGAAAGCTCCGGCTCCAACAGTTTGAGCACTTCCAGATTGTCCCCCTCGATGATCCGGTTTTCCGTCCGCTCCGGCCGGACCGATTTTTCAGACACAGGCACCAATCTCCCGGTCGGCGGCTGAAGTCCTTCCCTGAGCGCTTTTTGCTTGCCTGACCAGCTCAGTCCGTATCGCTCGCCCATCTCTTCACCCAGACACGCTTCCACAAGCCTCCGGACCCGTTCCGGATTCGTGCGCCGTTGTTCAAGCAGCATGTCGAGAAGCTCCCTGAAGCGGGGATCTTCGCTTTCTTCCCGGAAAGCCATTGCGGGAAATTGCTTGTACATGCCTGTCCCTCCGGTTCCCTCAATCATACAGATGAACATTTTTGCCGGCGAAAGAGGGATTCCTGCCGCGGTCTACCAGGAATCCACCGCCGCGGACGGACCCGGCGATTCCCCGGTCGGCAAACGCCTCGGCTTCCCCGTCAGAACGGCGGTTGCGACCCGGATTCATCCACATTGACCAAGCGATCCGAATTTTTCAGCTGCTCCACCGTTTTCACCCCGATGCCGAACATGGCGATCCGACATTCGAGCTCAATCTGCTTCATCCGGTTCATGACCGCCTCCGGGCCCCCGCTCCGCGCAGGACCCAAAAGCGTTCTGGCAAACCCGGCCAGATCCGCCCCCAGAGCCAGCGTTTTGGCGGCATCCACTCCGGTTCCCAAGCCTCCGCTGGCGATCAGGAAGGTGCCGGGGGCTTGTCTCCGCACGCTTTTCACCGATTCCGCGGTCGGAATGCCCCAGCCGTCAAAGGCATCGGCCGCCGCCGACAGCAAAGAGTCCCCCTGCCGGTATTTCTCCACCCGGATCCAGGACGTGCCTCCGGCTCCGGCCACATCGATGAAAGAGACGCCGGCATCGACCAGTTTCCGGGCCAATCTTCCGTCGATGCCCATGCCCACCTCTTTCACGCCGACCGGAACGGTCATTGCACGGCACACCGCTTCCAATTTTTTCAGCAATCCGCGGAAATCCGTGTCTCCGCCGGGTTGAAACACTTCCTGCAAGCTGTTCAGATGAAACACCAGGGCGTCCGCTTCCACCATTTCCACCGCCCTCCGACAATCCTCCACCCCGA from Staphylospora marina includes:
- a CDS encoding site-specific DNA-methyltransferase translates to MYKQFPAMAFREESEDPRFRELLDMLLEQRRTNPERVRRLVEACLGEEMGERYGLSWSGKQKALREGLQPPTGRLVPVSEKSVRPERTENRIIEGDNLEVLKLLEPELSGQVKMIYIDPPYNTGHRYIYKDSWRERGSRGRHARETDGADAVDRRHAGWLNMMYPRLILASRLLRPDGMIFVSIDDHEVHRLRLLMDEVFGEERFLATIIWQKVYSPRMDARGFSADHDYILVYGGPEARVNRLPFRQNRSQFGKVDDAGRPYRRRSLRKEGSHSLRSDAPGFFFPLTAPDGTKVWPVKPDGTEGCWRWTREKYERELAAGNVEWVKGEKGWQPYAKQYMNPDATRPPTTIWMHREAGHNHEASEELAELLGPRVFDSPKPVRLIRRMLQIATTGEDDLVLDFFAGSGTTAQAVLEQNLEDGGKRRFILVQLPEPTGLDPFPTISDLTAERVRRVIRRMEEQGIGEEPGFRFERWCGDAP
- the fni gene encoding type 2 isopentenyl-diphosphate Delta-isomerase, with protein sequence MKDDIRKRKEDHIKIVLTRDVVGKHVTTGLERYRFLHNALPEISFDDVSLAWRFGPTGQPLKAPFLISSMTGGSTGGERVNRNLAMAAQERGWAMGLGSLRVALERPESRESFRVRKWAPKIPLLANLGLVQLNSGFGVEDCRRAVEMVEADALVFHLNSLQEVFQPGGDTDFRGLLKKLEAVCRAMTVPVGVKEVGMGIDGRLARKLVDAGVSFIDVAGAGGTSWIRVEKYRQGDSLLSAAADAFDGWGIPTAESVKSVRRQAPGTFLIASGGLGTGVDAAKTLALGADLAGFARTLLGPARSGGPEAVMNRMKQIELECRIAMFGIGVKTVEQLKNSDRLVNVDESGSQPPF